The genomic stretch TTACTGCAGTAGGCTAATTTGTTCTTGTGTTCAGTTCTTTTCACACAGCAACATGAAATCAAGCAGGTCTACATTCGAAGTACTTCCAAAGTATATGAGATTTACTGTGCAACTAATGAGAAGAGTGAAAATGAGTATCTATGCACAGTTCGCTGTGGCATTGCGGCAAGAGATGAGGTGCTACAGCTGGAGGTTGATGGCGTAGCATCTATTTCTAGCAACTCTGAGAAAAGTGCGGATGAAGTGCACTCCAGAACTGATAGTGGAAGCAGCACTGATGGAGATGGTTGGGTGGACGTAAAATTgaacaagtcttctagagttgATGCTGAGGATGGTTCTTCCTCGAAGAAAGAGGATAATTGCATTATACAAGTCATCAAGGTATATTAAATTCCTTCCTGACCTCTGTAATTGATGATTTGTTTCTGCCGATTAGTCATGCTAAACGCATTCTCGATCCAAGCACGATCTGACAAACTTTTGTGCATTTTTTAAAATAGAAATAGAACAAAGGAGAGACATGGCTGTGGGTCTGTCACTAGTTTTCAATAGTTGTTTCTAATGGGGTAAAAATTTCAGGACCGTTTTGAGGCCACTGCTGAGATTTCAGATGGAGATCCCGTCATGTCCATAACTCTTCGTTTGCTGTCTATTCAGAGTGGGGATTATGTTTATATAGATGAAGTTTATGTATTTGCTGATCCTGTGATATCAGCTGATAACCATTGTTCAGTCCCTTCAATGGAAAGCTCGTCTGGAGGCGCTATGCTGTCGATGTTTATGCCCACACTTTTGCAGCTGTCAAAATCTAGAATGAGCAAAGTTGAAGAACATAGTGGTTCTGCAGCTGAAGAAAGACGTATCCAAGATACTGAACAACATTCTACTGCCGCAGCTACTACTGCCAGTACTGCTTCTAATACTGTCCAGACAGAGGTTTTGCCAAACACGGTGAATAATGGCTCATTTGTCCACCAACCAAATCATCTCTCACAGACACCAAATCCTGAAAACATGCAGCACTGTAAAGATAGAGCGAGTGATTTTCCTTGCAGTAAGATAGGGCAAACTTTGGATGAACTTGTTTCTCGAGTATCGAAAATTGAGGACTTGTTTTTGAGATTTGAACAAAATTTGCTGAAGCCCATTATAAACATGGAAACAAGGCTGGAGAGGGTGGAACAACAATTAGAGTCATTTATCAAGAATCCTCCTATTCCCAGAACAGGCTGCACCATATATTCTGCTCCTGAATTCTCCTATAATGAATCTGAGTCTAATTCAATCGGTACTGGTGGAAATGATTGTCCTCTGACTCAGAAATATGAGACAAGTAAGAAGGATGATTGTTTTCCTCCAGAATCGTGCCTTCCCACTTCAGATGCTTGCGCGGAATCATCAACCAGTGCTCCTAAGCTACTTCCTGGTCTTATAATGTCTGCACCTGAGTTCTCATATATTGAAGAGGATGAGGAAATTGACTCCATGGAAGCGGTAAAGGACTCCCCAAAAATATTAAAAAGACCAATGTCTATTAATGATGCTCTGGCTTCTGCACTAGCTGGATTTGTAACTTCGACGTTAACAAAACCTTTGGAACGTTCTGATACGGTGGAAGAAGCTGAAACTGTTATTGGAGCAAAAAGTTGGAGTTCTTCCCCATCTACTTCGACAATACAGTTGGATTGTACTGAAATGGTTGAAGAAGATGAAAACTTCTCGATTATAGAAGGGAGTCCGAAAACTATTTTGTCAGCTTTGGTTCATTCTGATGAGCATCAACTCTCTTTAAACCCCATTGATGGAGGCGATAACTGTGACAAGGATGAGGAAACAACTGAAGTTGTTGATGGCAACAATCATGTTGTCTCTGATGGGGTTAGCAGAAGGCCCCATAGTAGTACTACAGATAGTATTGATGAAACTGAAAATAATGGTtcaacggctgaaattgaatgcACAGAAGGATGTGTGAAAGATATCTGCAGCTCGCCTTCAGTTATTAACAGTGCTCCATTAAAGAATGTCGACATTTGTTCAGGGGAAGGGATTCCGAATGCAGTTTTGCAGGAAATTATTGAGATGCCGAGCCCTGGTATAGTTGATTTCAGTGTTCCAATGCTGGATGtgaaattctcatctttagagaATTCATCGGCCAAGTGTTTCCTCGAGTCCCTTCTGGTTGACATGCCCGCTTTAAAGGGTGAAGTTCCTTGTATCAGGGAAGAGGGTGCAAGTTGTTTTAATGAGCAGTCTGATTTGATTGTAGTAGAGGATGAAGAGTCTAGAGTTTCCGAAAGTGTCGTTAATAAGCTTCTCTATGCAGAAGATGATAGCTCTGTCTACAGGCCTTCAGAATCTGAACGCCAGGATTCTTCTGATTGTAGCAACGAAGGTATGTGTGCTAGTCTCATTTGACAATCTTGTATGGGTGGCTGTAAATAAAGAGTCTTAAAATGTTCAATTTAGGTGCTGATTTTTCAGACATATGACTATTCGAGGGCTGGTTTCGTAGGTGGGCAGTGTGAATGGTAATAGAATGATAGGGACTTGCCCCCTTTTAAGTTATTCCTAATTTCCTGCCTGATTATTAAAATATACGACTTGGTCATGATCTCTTAATCTCACATACTACGGAACAATTTGGTTTCGTAAAGTAAGAGCTAAGAAGCTAAAATGATGAGGAATTACTTTACATATTTACAGTATTCATCGTGTAACTAGTAAAAACAACCAATAATAAAATTTATTGAATTTAAAATCTAAGGATTTGGAGAACATGTAGGTGTAACATTTCCTTTATGAACCAATTTGACATTGCGGCAGTCGGCATGGGCGCCTTTATCCCCCCCCGTCTTGACTAGGTTAACATTTTGCAATACAATTCCTTGACACCAGTAGTTTTTGCTGCAATCTAGTTTTATTGCTACTTTTGTCGCGCTTGTTCCCCTTATATTCCTGTATACCACATTCTGCACACGTACCGCCGACTTCTGCACATATTGTATAATTGATAGATGTTAGCTTTGGGCTCTGATGCTGAATTACGGCCTAGTTATTGAGGTTTGAAGGTTACATTGACTGCAACATAAAGCGGTATTGGCCGCTTTATGGCTGAACTACTAAGATCAGGTTGCGTCTAGTTACAAAAGATCAAGTATGATATAAAAACATAAATAGAGTACCATTGCTTCGCAGGGTGTCTTCTGGTCGCAATAGTGTTGATCAATAATTATAGGGTTGCTAACATTTTGCATGACAACATTTTGAAATACAACGTTTTTTGCGAATCCTTGTCCTCCCTAAAAAGTAAAGTAGAATAAAtaagtaaattaaaataaaataaaaatatattgGGCATTAAGTTGTGAAGAAAAGGAAATAGAGGAAGCAAAAACCTGCCAAGTCTTAATTCTGACACCATTAGTGGTTCCAGAAAGCGTAGCACGATTCACCATAACATCTGAGACATGGTCATTTGATTGTCCTTTCCCTAAGCTTCCAATGCTAACAACAATATCTGGTTTAGACTTATTATAACATGACtcgagtgttttttttttttggctgaaATTTCGACAAAGTTTATGTCGAGTTGATACCTGATTCCATGTCCCGGTCCACACTTTATATCGGTTGCCTGAATGTTCTTTGATCCATCAACTATTGATATACAGTCatcacctttcatattttacaGTGCAATTTATTAGCACTTTCCAACTTCCCATTATGTATTTCTACAGAACgccttgtttggataggaaaaTAGGAGGGGAAGGGAGCGGGCCGAAAAGTAGGGAAGGGTAAGGGAGGGGGAGTTTTCCTTCCAGATCTCTTCTTTGTTTGAGAGATTTTAAATTGTCGAGGAGGAAAATGGAGAGATCCAATTTCCCTCCCCTTCATATCCCTGTATTTTCATTTTGCTAATCAAACAAAGAAATTCATCTCCCTCAATTTCCCTCCCCTCCTTTTCCCTCCAATCCCTCTTTTCACACCCACCCTAAACCACTTGTTACATTACTTGGCATTTGGCAACTGGcttatttgagtcgggtttgggGCTGACCATTTCCGGTACATGATATCATAGGTTCGGGGATCGGATGGTTATGAGTCGAGTTTTTTGGAACATTTTTGGCCATTGCCTTAAGGTATTTATTTCAACATACTTTGTCGTGATTTTTCGTATTCTGGTTTAGGTTCGGTCATTTCGGGGTTGGATCACTTTTATTAAgtcattaataaataataatactaGAGAATAGACCCCCAAACCAACTCATTAACCATAAACAAGGGTGTGGTGATAATTAGGATGATATTGACATGGGTTGGTGTGAAGTTGGTAGTAGAAACAAGACAAAGGTGGGGGGTGTTAAGGGAATACCTGTTTGTATATGAGAACGAGTGATTAGGATATTTCTGGTTTCGGTAACATGAATACCATCGGTGTTTGGACTCGTCTTAGGAGATTTTACGACCAAATTGGAAGCTCTGACATTAACACATCTCTGAAATGTCAAGTGCATTTGTTGAGCATTCATTATCTTTAATCCATCCACAACCATCTTCTTGCATTCCACGAATGTTACAGCCTTCACCCATTTTCACACTTTGGTTAATTTCTTTCTTAAGTTTAATTACCGAGGGATTACATCAAACTTCAATACAGAGTACGTCATACTTACCGTTGGTGCGTGTTGGCAGGGCTGTGTAAGAGAACAGGATGAATATCAGAACAAAAATACATTCGTAAAAGGGATAGATGGAGTTAAAAGAGAGTAATTTAGATGGTTACAGACCTTGGATTTGTCGATCTTACAAGAATTAACCCACCAGACATGTCCATTGCCGTCAATGGTCCCTCCGCCTTTAACCGTGAAACTGCGTAATTTTTGAAACACTAGCCAATGTTGTCCGTCTTTGTAGTGTGTTAAATTGTCTGACGCCTCGATCTTTCCTAAGATCTATGTAGCACACGTAAAACGACAATTACTAAGAGAAATAGAACGCGGCTAACGCTTCAACTATGTATCAGTCAAGGTTGGATCAGACCTTAATGACGAAATGGGAGTGGCAGGGGCCTGAGAACTTGATAGGCCTCACCCTATACGTGTGTTGCGGTACTAGGAATACTCCTCTCTTAGCAGAGCAGGCCTTCTTCCAGGCTCTCTTAAATGCCTTTCATGTCATGTTTCGACAACAATAAAGCTCTTTTTTAGTACGATATAATTAAAAGACGCAGTCACGCAGGAAATGGTAATGCATAAGAGTGAAAGTAGTGATATAATCTAACCTTTGTATGATCTCCTTTTCTGCCTTCTCCTAAGAAACTATCTACATTGACAATTGTTGTTGGAGGTGAAGGTGAAGGTGAATGGCATATGCTCATGTTTTTGTCTCCGTCATCCGAACTATTACTTAAAACAAATCTACTCTCATATTCTGGTAAAGGGTAGCTAGCAAAACAAAAAGGAAGTAAAATGGCAAGAACCACTAGCAGAAACAAATGTAGCTTTATTTCCATGGCTGTTTTCTTCGACCCTATAGACGGGTGATGTTATAGTGTATATAATTACAAAGAATGTATAGAGAGAATGAGGCGGGTATAAATAGAAGAAAGAGAGGTGTTGCTGAAGAAGACAAGGGATGATTAAGAAGGGTGATGATGAAGAGGTTGCGATCGGTGTTAATGAAGAAGAGTCATGTATTAGGAAGGAAGAAAATGAGACGGAAGAGTAACATAGTATGTATTGTAATTTGTATGTATGGCGGGTAgcccacttttacctttttctcCTCTTCTCTTATTTTGAATTCTCTATTCTTGTGTTGTTAGTTACACCTCCATTTATCTTCTACTCCCTGTTGATTGCTTGTTTACCAACATTGTTTGAACTTCCCTCATCTATGTCCAACTAACCTACTTCTCTTTAACTCTTTTCTTTTGGTATTAGTTACTTCTTCTTAATACTCATCTTTAATGTTATGGCATCTGATCTTAATTAAATGCACCTTATCTTTATTACATGCTATGTCTCTTCATCATCCCATagagtttatttttgatagagtTAATATAGTATACCATAAACACAAATTCTTACttaagacgggcactatccgtcttaagttgtagacggataccattttgtgaGACAAAATGCCCAAATAGAGGATAGTGGgaggcacatgggggtgcccccaccttgtcccccataTTCGTTTTGTGAGTATAACTACCCGTCTTAAGATTCGacccgtcttaagcaagacctaCTCTACCATAAAATAAACGACGACATTATCTCAATGTCttaatggctcccgcaaattgcgggaaCAACACAAAGATGTTTCAAATTACTCGGATGAAAATTACATCGAAGGAACGCTACTTCATAAGAGTAAGAAGTGTGCCAATTTGATTTATTCCCTAATAATCTAGAACCAAAGAGTTATTGAGTCTTTGACCCCATTGAAAATATGAAATATATAGTTTACCATAAATGTATTAAAGAATACTCCATATTTAAGTCCATTCATGAATATGTATAACCATTGAAGTAAAAACTATTTATTATCATGAGTAAACTCTACAACGCGAGTTACTGTATCTGTTTTGACTATCTTAGATAAGAGTTCATGCTAGTATTAAATGTTCTCAACGAATAGGAGCTTTTATCGAGCCTTAGAAAGTTTAATTAACTTGGATTAGGTCAAGCTCAACTTGAGCTAAGGTTTAAATCAATTGGACCGAGCTCGAGCCGAACTTACAGATATTTTGAGAGCCAGTAAGCGAGTTTAAACTCATTTACATCCTCTcctaaatcactcctttatcaagtTAACCAATTGGAAATTAAACCCCCACTTAAACATGATATCCTAATTCGCGGTCTACTATCAAGTGGTGTCGAAATGTAAAATAGCACGAGACAATTTAGGTTTTGCAAGGAAAGATATAACCTTAAAAACGAAGAAGTGTAGGAGAATGAGTGAAATGAGGTGGTCACAAAGATAATCAAAAAAGGAATGTCCGAAGATATTTGATTCTGGAAATGATCGAATGGCGTAAAAGGCAGCCGTCAGATGGTTGTTATAATTAACTTGGGAGTAAGTAATAATTGAGTGAATTCAGCCCATACTTACGTTAAGTGTGTAATACCCAATTTATCGTTAGCAAACCATTAACAAACTTGGTAAGTTTTACACTCTTTGGTCCATTACATATTAACGGATTGTCAACGGTAATACATGCAATTCTACCTCACCACTTTTATCTCATCATTGCGTACTTCATTTTCTTGTAAATCTTAACCTAACTGACCAATCCATTTCACCCGTTCACGTTTTCATAAGTCAATATCAACACATTATTTTTAAAGTTAGTAGTATGTGAATTTCAAAATTTTGCCGATATGATCATAGAAACTCAAAATAGTTTACGTCCTTTATATagttaaaaatatttataaaattaattatattaatatattttaCGATAGAGAAAGTAAGAAATAAATCAAGTCATGTATTGTACAGTATTATACTTGATAGGGTGAGCCTTGAAATGATGTAGTTTAAAACACCTTTTAGTTCTCATATACATAAGAGTAAGTGTTGTCAGGTTGATCTGACCAACAAAGTAATTCGGAAAAAGAAAGTGGCGATTAATATGTACATTTTTGGAAAGGGTGACGTCGATTAATatgtacatttttttttttgaaaaagaaaaaagagagcaGATGACTTGTGCAAGTTACTACGTTAATAATCGGTAGATTTTAGGCAGAAAGTGAAGGGTAGAGGTGTTATATTAATATGTAGAATAGACTTTAGCAGTTGATGTTGAGAGTGGCGATGGGTTCGTTCTTAAAGGGCAAGTGGGAAGTAAGATTGTGAAATGAGGTAATTAGGTTGTAACAAGTCATTTATTGGTACACGCTTTGATTCCTGCTCTTGTTACTGCTACTGTTGCTGCTCTTTCACTGATTTCTTCAGCTTCCACCTTGGACCGAAATAAATGAAGAGGATCCCGATGTATTAAGTAAGCCTGCCTCCACCACCACTTTCCCTCGACTTTCGGCAATGCATGTTTATGCCGATACATCGAGATTCCTAGTACGATACCGCATACACAGGTGAGGAAGCAACAAAATCTGGATTCTGGAACATAATGTGGCAGGTTGGCAACACACTGTTATTGCTCAGAACATCCCACCATGTCTCTTCATACAACATACATTGTTATCAGGAAAGATGCAGTGCCAGGAGCAGAAACGGTAGTCAGGAAAAGAGGAGGCCCCTCTTTCCGGGGAATTAGTTGTTAGACTTGTGACAATATAGGAGTGAGACGCTGCTTCCTTCGCAGAGACAGACATTATCGTGCTATGACCAAAGTAAGGAGGCAAGTGAAAATAGGTAAATAATCTACAATTATCCACTGTTACCCTACTCGGCCTACTCTCAGCACACAGGTATGATCGTAAATGTGAAGTCGGTTGTAGGAAATCcagaatgatgaatgatgataAACGGCAAAAGGCGTCATGTGATATATCTTAAGAGGTTAGGAATAAATTTAGGATCCAGTAGAGTTATAAAGTCTACTACAATTTCACCCAATAACTGCTCTTGATGATTGCTCATGATCAATAAGGAAATGGATCAGCTTTTGTTGGCATTTCAATTCTCATAGGACTATAGGACctctttcgaaaaaaaaaaagtcagGAGACTGAAGGATACCCCAGTCACCCAAGTCTCTGAAGTCCCCTATTTACAACTTCAGTTGGTCTAGTATAAAGACCGTTGTAACATACAACCTAATCAATACTAACATATTAAATGAGGTGCATAGCATAGAATAAAAATGTTGTGCAACATACAACGGTCTTATTTGAGTATTTATGTTACGGCATATAAACAAACATGAGATTATCACACCCGTTAGCACTTGAAGATTGGAATATGGTACTCCTGTCCAATTTCATATAACTAGTTCAGAGGATAAACCATTATGGAAACATACCCACCAGATACTCGTCATAACTGTCTTCGTCTTCATCTTCACTACCCTTCCCTGCTCTTGACTCTCTTTTCTCTGCCAAATTAAAAACATTGATCAGATCTTTCAAGTAGCGAAGCACTAATCAACGTGACCCTATGCCCAAGAGACCCAAGATTGAAACAAATTAAAGTACATGGTAGTTGGCAGCACAAGACAGAAACACAATAACGTGTGACATTCATTCCCCTCCCCCCTTTCAATTTTCTAATTGAAGTGTGTCATGCATTTTCAGTAATCTGTGATGAATTCAGTGACAGTCTGACAGACTAACTGCCTCACATGGAGGGAAAGCAAGATTTTGCCTCTAATGTAACTTCAGATGCAGGGAGTCGTGCAAGTTTATTCAAATTAAAACCTAATTGACTGAAAACACTTCAAGATAATAACACGAGAGGGGCATTAGTGATAAGTGAACAGGAGCTTCACCTTTTTTCTTTTGCACTTTGCTCCTTTCGGCCTCTATATCAGATGTGTCCTTGCTGCTAGACCTTTTCCTGAAGAACAATGATATATACTCACTCACAAAACCAGTGGACAAACCAATCTCCTTCTCCAATAGCAAAATTACCTCCGTCCCCTGGAATCTTCTCCTTCCATCCCTGTCTCTGTTCTCTTTCTGTCAATGCTCTTCTTGTGTTCATCACCCATGTCATCTTCTATTCCTGTCAATTCCCTGCCCAAAACCGAAAGACCGCAGTTGAAAGTTTTAGCACATAAACATCAAGAGTTAAAGACCACCCACTAAAACCTACAGACCACGACCAAAAAAGGGTTATGAACAAAAACTGATACCTGCTCCTGTTATCCTCCTCTTTCTGTCTCATCTCCGCTTGCTCCTTGTTTCTTTTATAATGGAGTTTTTCTGCACACCTATTTTAGCAGCAATAAGTGAAGCTCAAAACCTGGTTTCTGTATTAGAGAAAGACACGAAGACGAGAAATAACAACCACCACGAGCTGTTTCATGAAACATAATATCCAGTATACCCTCCTTTGCCTCCATGGCTATTGACGAGGATTCACCACAACCAGTACAATTCCAAACATCAAACATGTGTAAATATGTAATGCTTGATTCTTAAGACAATGTGTAGAGCCTAAATACATAAAAAAGCAGTGCTGAATGCCTAAATTAAAATGCCGTCGATTTAAAGAGATAGGAATGAATgcacaaaaataaaatttaaaggaGTAATATCACAAAATTTACACAAATACAAGTCTTTGGGTCAACACACTTCATACTAGAAACTAGAAAGCAGCATGAAAAGCGAAAAACAACTAACCCCTCACAAACAACCAATTTGACAAGAGCTTGTTTGTGCTCTCCTGCCTCAAAATAAGAGAAGTTTACCTGTAAAATAACAAACACGGGGTTTGATCAGAAAATAAAATATCGCCATATCGGACTGATGATGTTTCCTATGTAACCTCACACCCAAAGGTCATATCAAAGAATAATACTAAAAGGAAAAATAATCACAAAACATATTCAAACCCAAAGGTAAGCCATTCTAATGTCTCTGGAAATGAAATAAATTCGATTGAACCGAATTACCAGTTTACCACCACTTGAGCTCCAATTCTAATTAGCAATCAAAAGCTAAATACCAACCTCAATTAGTGTAGAAATTACAATTGCTTGTCTCCAGTACTAGGCTtttctacaacaacaacaacaacaacaactatatAAAATCATGTACTTTACATGGCTAATTTAAAGAAAAATTCTAATTAAGATATCTAGAGACCAAAGCTTCATGAAGAAAGTAGAGTGTAGCATGATGATAAAGCATGGAGCGTGATAAAGAGAAGCATTTCATGAATAAGTCCACCTAGTGTATACAAGACCGTGCACGTTGGAGATAATATACAAGGGCCTATCACAAAGACCTCCAAAATTACAGCTAATTCGCAACGGTTGCTGAAACATTCGGGAAAAGCTAACTTTTGCTTTGTCTGTAAAAGGAACAGAAAAAGAGCAGGAGAGAAAGGAGGGAAAAACAACAAAATAAACAAGAGTCCCTAAAAACTGCTAATTTACAATGATTGCTCTCAACAACTGGTGGAAAAGTGAATCTCCTAAGTCTAAAAAAGTAATGGATAAAGAGTTGTGGCCCGCGCGGGAAGAGGTAAAAAAGGAAACTGAACCAGTACCCCGTTTTCATCAAAGAAGTTTGGATCAACTAGCAGATGACAAACAGAATACTTGCCTCAAAGCTTGCCAAGCCCTCTCTTTCATCGCAGTGCTTGTTGCCACAGATAAACTGCCCTGACAAGCAAAACTCCCAAACTTCAGTCGAATAATCAGTAGCTTTCTTTCAGTTATGGATGATGATCAAGACAAAAAACTAGATATGTTTCTTTCAGTTATAGATGATGATCAGATGATAATCATGGAAGAAATACCACAGTAGCTATTACTGGTTGAAAAGCAAGAATACACGAGTTCACATGACCATTTGAAGTCCGAGTATCTAGATATGTTTCACTCATTTTTTACATTCTTTCGGGAAGGGTGGCTTTATGGAGTGCAAGAACAGATATGAAATAGAAAGGCTGCGAAGATACTCACTAGTCATTGCACATAAATACGTCCTCAACAACATATAAAGAAAGAAGTTACCATACTTAGAAAGTGATACAGTTCTGCTCAAATGGTGTAAAATTACCTTTGCCTGACATTACTTCCTTTTCTATTCTCCACCTCAGGCCAATCTGTCATGAGGATATTTCTTTCCCAGTCAGAAAATCCTTCCATTATAGGTACCAAATTGCCTACTACTGAGAGCAAACAAAAGCACTATTACTACTACTAACGACAAGTAGCTAACACGCTGATAGAAGTGTTGCTGGTCTGAAATTTAGGAACTTATTAAGCATGAACGAAGGTGATCTAAGCAAGATGTGGTCGGTAATAGAGATAAAAAAGGACAAAGTTGGGAGATAAGGTTGAGGAAAAGTCTGAAAAGAGATGGATTTCAGAGCACAACCTGCTTTAGTTGTATACTTGTATGACTACCCAACCTCAATTGACCATGACTTAGTGATCTGTTTAAGCTACAGGGAGGAGGGGGAAGGGGGGATAAAAACAAAGATCCAAAGTGTATATAAGTAGCAAATACTTATCATTTAGACAGTACAGTGTGATTCCTCAAGAGCAGAAACCACAACAGAACAGTTGGATTGCTGGAGAAGTCATAGGTTAATGAGCCGTATTGAAGTTAGGAACAATATAATTATATGGTGCAGCATATTAACATATCATTACTATGTAGTATTAGCTGTGAAGTATATATGTGCTCCTACAGTTCCATAATCTACAAATTTATAATTCGGTATTTTTATAAGCGGGCCCTAACATTTCTTACCCCCTCCCTGTTCCTAGTAGCATGCCTAGTCAAGATCAACAACTATGGAGATTAGCAAAGAGAAACTTTGTGTACCTTGCCAGTCTTATATTTTGACATGTCAGCTATGCAGTATCTGCAACAAGTCAAGGCTCTCAAAGCGAAAAGGCATCACAGATAAAAACTGTAACTGATCACAGATACCACAAAAAGGGCACACAGAAAAGCTAACAAGATTCAATGTTTAAGAAAAAATTGAGTAGCAGTCTCAAAGATACAGTACAATCTATCATTAATATAAGTTCATCAGCCACTTGAACACATTTGGACAC from Silene latifolia isolate original U9 population chromosome 2, ASM4854445v1, whole genome shotgun sequence encodes the following:
- the LOC141643254 gene encoding uncharacterized protein LOC141643254, producing the protein MASETLDVTINEERGMKRRTSSSWTIISGSLNDAVTCESSEIAVDDSDRKSPLILRRPSPDSGPCEITILFTQQHEIKQVYIRSTSKVYEIYCATNEKSENEYLCTVRCGIAARDEVLQLEVDGVASISSNSEKSADEVHSRTDSGSSTDGDGWVDVKLNKSSRVDAEDGSSSKKEDNCIIQVIKDRFEATAEISDGDPVMSITLRLLSIQSGDYVYIDEVYVFADPVISADNHCSVPSMESSSGGAMLSMFMPTLLQLSKSRMSKVEEHSGSAAEERRIQDTEQHSTAAATTASTASNTVQTEVLPNTVNNGSFVHQPNHLSQTPNPENMQHCKDRASDFPCSKIGQTLDELVSRVSKIEDLFLRFEQNLLKPIINMETRLERVEQQLESFIKNPPIPRTGCTIYSAPEFSYNESESNSIGTGGNDCPLTQKYETSKKDDCFPPESCLPTSDACAESSTSAPKLLPGLIMSAPEFSYIEEDEEIDSMEAVKDSPKILKRPMSINDALASALAGFVTSTLTKPLERSDTVEEAETVIGAKSWSSSPSTSTIQLDCTEMVEEDENFSIIEGSPKTILSALVHSDEHQLSLNPIDGGDNCDKDEETTEVVDGNNHVVSDGVSRRPHSSTTDSIDETENNGSTAEIECTEGCVKDICSSPSVINSAPLKNVDICSGEGIPNAVLQEIIEMPSPGIVDFSVPMLDVKFSSLENSSAKCFLESLLVDMPALKGEVPCIREEGASCFNEQSDLIVVEDEESRVSESVVNKLLYAEDDSSVYRPSESERQDSSDCSNEGMCASLI
- the LOC141643255 gene encoding polygalacturonase, which produces MEIKLHLFLLVVLAILLPFCFASYPLPEYESRFVLSNSSDDGDKNMSICHSPSPSPPTTIVNVDSFLGEGRKGDHTKAFKRAWKKACSAKRGVFLVPQHTYRVRPIKFSGPCHSHFVIKILGKIEASDNLTHYKDGQHWLVFQKLRSFTVKGGGTIDGNGHVWWVNSCKIDKSKPCQHAPTAVTFVECKKMVVDGLKIMNAQQMHLTFQRCVNVRASNLVVKSPKTSPNTDGIHVTETRNILITRSHIQTGDDCISIVDGSKNIQATDIKCGPGHGISIGSLGKGQSNDHVSDVMVNRATLSGTTNGVRIKTWQGGQGFAKNVVFQNVVMQNVSNPIIIDQHYCDQKTPCEAMKSAVRVQNVVYRNIRGTSATKVAIKLDCSKNYWCQGIVLQNVNLVKTGGDKGAHADCRNVKLVHKGNVTPTCSPNP
- the LOC141643256 gene encoding uncharacterized protein LOC141643256; amino-acid sequence: MASFASLKSQVFDREDRKQHYQAHIRGLNAFDRHHKFLNDYVKYYGKERSLGEKRPLKTDQDTLREGYRFIRTEEDEMDTSWEQRLVKRYYDKLFKEYCIADMSKYKTGKIGLRWRIEKEVMSGKGQFICGNKHCDEREGLASFEVNFSYFEAGEHKQALVKLVVCEGCAEKLHYKRNKEQAEMRQKEEDNRSRELTGIEDDMGDEHKKSIDRKRTETGMEGEDSRGRRKRSSSKDTSDIEAERSKVQKKKEKRESRAGKGSEDEDEDSYDEYLVGMFP